From one Agathobaculum sp. NTUH-O15-33 genomic stretch:
- a CDS encoding phage major capsid protein — translation MTILELREARNKAWQGAKAFVERKRDKDGLLSAEDAKAYADMEKKIKDYSAEIERMEQMEAMENELNKPVNIPIVAKPMTADNNEKPKTGRASDEYREGMLKALRTNFKQVSNVLQEGVDADGGYLVPEEYDHRLIQKMEGANIMRSLGHVITTSGEHKINIAATKPAAAWIEEGGALTFGDATFDQILLDAHKLHVAIKVTEELLYDNAFGLENYIIDEFGKALANAEEDAFLNGSGVGQPLGLFAETGGGTVAKTVATLTADDIVNLIYALKRGYRKDASFIVNDQTIAQIRTFKDNNGAYMWQPSFQQGEPDKLLGYPVHTSQFAPVDAIAFGDYSYYNIGDRGTRSFKQLVELFAGNGMIAYVAKERVDGKLILPEAVQILKIRGTAATAKTASK, via the coding sequence ATGACTATTTTGGAACTGAGAGAAGCACGTAACAAGGCATGGCAGGGTGCCAAGGCATTCGTGGAAAGGAAGCGTGACAAGGACGGTCTGCTTTCTGCGGAGGATGCAAAAGCCTATGCCGATATGGAAAAGAAAATCAAGGATTACAGTGCGGAGATTGAACGCATGGAGCAGATGGAAGCAATGGAGAATGAACTGAACAAGCCTGTGAACATTCCGATTGTCGCAAAGCCTATGACGGCTGACAATAATGAAAAGCCTAAGACAGGCCGTGCATCTGATGAATACCGTGAGGGTATGCTGAAGGCGCTCCGCACCAATTTTAAGCAGGTGTCCAATGTTCTGCAAGAAGGTGTGGATGCTGACGGCGGCTACCTTGTGCCGGAGGAATACGACCATCGCTTGATTCAGAAGATGGAGGGTGCAAATATTATGCGTTCCCTTGGTCATGTTATCACAACCAGCGGTGAGCATAAAATTAACATCGCTGCCACCAAGCCTGCAGCGGCATGGATTGAGGAGGGCGGTGCGCTTACCTTTGGCGATGCGACCTTCGACCAGATCCTGTTGGATGCACACAAGCTACACGTTGCCATCAAGGTGACAGAGGAGCTTCTGTATGACAATGCATTCGGTCTTGAGAACTACATCATTGATGAGTTCGGCAAGGCACTGGCAAACGCAGAAGAGGATGCATTCCTCAATGGTTCCGGTGTAGGGCAGCCTTTGGGTCTGTTCGCTGAAACCGGCGGTGGTACGGTTGCAAAGACCGTTGCAACCCTGACTGCAGACGATATCGTCAATCTGATTTACGCTTTGAAGAGAGGTTACCGCAAGGATGCGTCCTTCATCGTGAATGACCAGACCATCGCTCAAATCCGTACCTTTAAGGACAACAACGGAGCCTATATGTGGCAGCCTTCCTTTCAGCAGGGTGAGCCGGATAAGCTGCTTGGCTATCCTGTGCATACTTCTCAGTTTGCACCTGTGGATGCCATTGCTTTCGGTGACTACAGCTACTACAACATCGGTGACCGTGGTACCCGTTCCTTCAAGCAACTCGTAGAACTGTTCGCTGGCAACGGCATGATTGCCTATGTAGCGAAAGAGCGTGTGGACGGCAAGCTGATTCTGCCGGAAGCTGTGCAGATTTTGAAAATCAGAGGTACGGCAGCAACTGCGAAAACTGCAAGCAAATAA
- a CDS encoding head-tail connector protein, whose translation MIVTLEEMKQYLRVDFPDDDSLIEYLLSSAEKICMDIMRTDDANALQSEPNAKTGVLYTVAYLYEHREDADYHALMITLRALLFGSRREGF comes from the coding sequence ATGATTGTAACCCTTGAGGAGATGAAGCAGTATCTCCGTGTAGATTTCCCGGATGATGATTCGCTGATTGAGTACCTGCTTTCCAGTGCAGAGAAAATCTGCATGGATATCATGCGAACAGATGATGCCAATGCGCTCCAATCTGAGCCGAATGCAAAGACAGGGGTTCTGTATACGGTGGCATATTTATATGAACATCGTGAGGATGCAGACTATCATGCGCTGATGATTACCCTTCGAGCCTTGCTCTTTGGCAGCAGACGGGAGGGATTCTGA
- a CDS encoding phage head closure protein — protein MDIALLNVRVVFQKSTVGVDAIGNHKNEWTESYSCYATVSGENGKETTAAGITVDDSDLSFSVRYSRAVSEINNTEYRVLFGGEIYNILSVDHMNYRNKSVKFKCQKVRR, from the coding sequence ATGGACATTGCACTTTTGAATGTAAGGGTGGTATTCCAAAAGTCCACTGTAGGTGTGGATGCCATCGGCAATCACAAAAATGAATGGACAGAATCCTATTCCTGCTATGCCACAGTCAGCGGAGAGAACGGTAAGGAAACCACAGCGGCGGGCATTACCGTGGACGATTCCGATTTAAGTTTTTCTGTCAGATATAGTCGAGCCGTGTCGGAAATCAATAACACGGAATACCGAGTCCTCTTTGGCGGAGAGATTTACAACATTCTGTCGGTTGACCACATGAATTACAGGAACAAGTCCGTGAAATTCAAATGCCAGAAAGTGAGGCGGTAA
- a CDS encoding HK97 gp10 family phage protein, translating into MANNSISPDQLAAAVMEGLKEYADLATDDMKKAVKKAGTSVKKEIQQNAPSDTGAYAKSWAVKTEKETWDSIQLIVHSKNRYQLAHLLEHGHAKRGGGRVAGKVHIAPAEEKAVRQLEEEIERSLQNG; encoded by the coding sequence ATGGCAAACAACAGTATCAGTCCAGATCAGCTGGCAGCTGCCGTCATGGAAGGTCTGAAAGAATATGCGGACCTTGCCACAGATGATATGAAAAAGGCAGTTAAGAAAGCCGGGACATCCGTGAAAAAAGAGATACAGCAGAATGCTCCTTCTGACACTGGTGCTTATGCGAAAAGCTGGGCAGTAAAAACGGAAAAGGAAACCTGGGATTCCATTCAGCTGATTGTTCATTCCAAGAACCGCTATCAGCTGGCACATCTTCTGGAGCATGGTCATGCCAAGCGTGGCGGCGGCCGTGTAGCAGGAAAAGTACACATTGCCCCGGCAGAGGAAAAGGCTGTCCGTCAGCTGGAGGAAGAAATCGAAAGGAGCCTGCAGAATGGATAA
- a CDS encoding major tail protein, which produces MSLKKNKVKFNICNVHYALQTLAEDGTMSFGTPAPMPGAVSLALDANGEPSNFYADGYSYYTISNNMGYEGDLELAMVPEKFRTEVLKEELDSNKVLVENANVETANFALLFEFDGDVKKIRHVLYNCAASRPSIESQTNEDEIEVQTETLALTATPLANGYVKAKTGDDTADTVYQNWYSAVYLPTAEETQPAEPAVQSASVTAKASTAAKTTAVKEG; this is translated from the coding sequence ATGAGCCTTAAAAAGAATAAAGTAAAATTCAATATCTGCAACGTGCATTATGCCCTGCAGACACTTGCCGAGGACGGAACGATGTCCTTTGGTACACCTGCCCCTATGCCCGGTGCAGTATCCTTGGCACTGGATGCAAATGGTGAGCCGTCCAACTTCTATGCAGATGGATATTCCTATTACACCATTTCCAACAACATGGGTTATGAAGGCGATCTGGAACTGGCGATGGTGCCGGAGAAATTCCGTACCGAGGTGCTGAAGGAAGAATTGGACAGCAATAAGGTGCTGGTAGAGAACGCAAATGTGGAAACGGCAAACTTTGCACTGCTTTTCGAGTTTGACGGTGATGTGAAGAAAATCCGTCATGTCCTGTATAACTGTGCGGCAAGCCGTCCGAGTATCGAATCACAGACCAATGAAGATGAGATTGAAGTGCAGACGGAAACGCTTGCCCTGACAGCTACTCCGCTTGCCAACGGTTATGTGAAAGCAAAGACCGGGGATGATACTGCGGATACGGTATATCAGAACTGGTACAGTGCCGTTTATCTTCCGACTGCGGAGGAAACACAGCCTGCAGAACCTGCGGTGCAGTCTGCATCCGTTACTGCAAAAGCAAGTACAGCAGCCAAGACCACAGCTGTGAAGGAGGGTTAA